The following proteins come from a genomic window of Micromonospora echinofusca:
- a CDS encoding class I adenylate-forming enzyme family protein, with translation MTGLLHDLLDRTATARPEAPAIAHGDLVQTYGELDAASRRLAGWLAGRGVRRGERVVVCLPTDPLVPALLYACSRAGAVFSVVNEQSPAVALAHVLTDAEPALLVTDSPRALAVAAGHGVPTVGTAELRDVVRDGPDAEPAASPLAVDPVCLIYTSGSTGMPKAVVSTHAQVVFAVGAIASQLAYRADDVVWCALPLSFDYGMYQIFLSTLAGARLHLASTADTGPTLPRHLVNSAATVLPAVPALARGLARMLSRPGATVPALRLLTNTGAAMPPEVLRDLRARIPTLRVQLMFGLTECKRAAIMPVDEDLRRPGASGRALPGTEILIVDADGAAVPPGTVGEIVVRGPHVMAGYWRRPELTAQRFPRVEGIFPQLRTGDHGWLDADGYLYFVGRRDDIYKERGIRVSVTEVEAAAYRIPQVQAAAVLPPRAEDGGDSATLFAVTELTAPEVLAALRTELDEIKTPRTCLVVPEIPLTRNGKVDRAELYRMWSERARV, from the coding sequence GTGACCGGGCTGCTGCACGACCTGCTGGACCGTACCGCGACCGCCCGGCCGGAGGCGCCGGCGATCGCCCACGGCGACCTGGTGCAGACCTACGGGGAGCTGGACGCGGCCAGCCGGCGGCTCGCCGGCTGGCTGGCCGGGCGGGGTGTCCGCCGGGGCGAACGGGTGGTCGTCTGCCTGCCCACCGACCCACTGGTGCCCGCCCTGCTGTACGCCTGCTCCCGGGCGGGCGCCGTGTTCAGCGTCGTCAACGAGCAGTCCCCCGCGGTCGCCCTGGCGCACGTGCTGACCGACGCCGAGCCGGCGCTGCTCGTCACCGACAGCCCCCGGGCGCTCGCCGTGGCGGCCGGGCACGGGGTGCCGACCGTCGGCACAGCGGAGCTGCGCGACGTCGTACGGGACGGGCCGGACGCCGAGCCGGCGGCGTCCCCGCTGGCCGTCGACCCGGTCTGCCTGATCTACACCTCCGGCAGCACCGGCATGCCGAAGGCGGTGGTGTCCACCCACGCGCAGGTGGTCTTCGCCGTCGGGGCCATCGCCTCCCAGCTCGCCTACCGGGCCGACGACGTCGTGTGGTGCGCGCTGCCGCTCTCCTTCGACTACGGCATGTACCAGATCTTCCTCAGCACCCTCGCCGGCGCCCGGCTGCACCTGGCCTCCACCGCCGACACCGGCCCGACGCTGCCCCGGCACCTGGTGAACAGCGCCGCGACCGTGCTGCCCGCCGTGCCCGCGCTCGCCCGGGGCCTGGCCCGGATGCTGTCCCGCCCGGGCGCGACAGTGCCCGCGCTGCGCCTGCTCACCAATACCGGCGCCGCGATGCCGCCCGAGGTCCTGCGCGACCTGCGCGCCCGGATCCCCACCCTGCGCGTACAGCTGATGTTCGGGCTCACCGAGTGCAAGCGGGCGGCGATCATGCCGGTGGACGAGGACCTGCGTCGACCCGGCGCCTCCGGGCGGGCCCTGCCGGGCACCGAGATCCTGATCGTCGACGCGGACGGCGCGGCGGTGCCGCCCGGCACCGTCGGCGAGATCGTGGTCCGGGGCCCGCACGTGATGGCCGGCTACTGGCGTCGCCCGGAACTCACCGCGCAGCGCTTCCCCCGCGTCGAGGGGATCTTCCCCCAGCTACGCACGGGCGACCACGGCTGGCTCGACGCCGACGGCTACCTCTACTTCGTCGGCCGGCGCGACGACATCTACAAGGAACGCGGCATCCGCGTCAGCGTCACCGAGGTCGAGGCGGCGGCGTACCGGATACCGCAGGTGCAGGCCGCCGCCGTGCTGCCGCCCCGCGCCGAGGACGGCGGCGACTCGGCCACCCTGTTCGCGGTGACCGAGCTGACCGCGCCGGAGGTGCTCGCCGCGCTGCGTACCGAACTCGACGAGATCAAGACGCCCCGGACCTGCCTCGTCGTGCCGGAGATCCCGCTGACCCGCAACGGCAAGGTCGACCGGGCCGAGCTGTACCGGATGTGGTCGGAGCGCGCCCGTGTCTGA
- a CDS encoding type III PLP-dependent enzyme: MSELAELFDRPDAPQTPAYLYDTDELARSYAALRAALPGPAELFYSLKANPHPTVVADLTAAGCRAEVCSPGELRVALAAGCDPVEVLYTGPGKRDVDLVEAVRAGVGLFSVDSPYGLDQLDRVAREHGVEVRALVRINDDTPAPGQGLTMTGVASQFGADVRWVLDRPELFGPRRNVAPVGFHLYMGSNVDGEDALLAQFTQSVDTVRRLAAATGTQPELIDLGGGFGAPFARAGDRPDLPKLADRLTALLADAFPGWPERGPGVAFESGRYLVGTCGTLVTRVLDVKRSQGATVVVLESGIHHLGGMSGLRRLPPIVPDLLTVDAAAGPPVPGTIVTGPLCTPLDTWARAAALPPLVPGQLVAVPNVGAYGLYASLVAFLAHPMPVEVTVAGGRITGVTRLELTRHTVIGSDRG; the protein is encoded by the coding sequence GTGTCTGAGCTGGCGGAACTCTTCGACCGGCCGGACGCGCCGCAGACCCCCGCGTACCTCTACGACACCGACGAGCTGGCCCGCTCGTACGCGGCGCTGCGGGCCGCCCTGCCCGGGCCCGCCGAGCTGTTCTACTCGCTCAAGGCCAACCCGCACCCGACGGTGGTCGCCGACCTGACCGCCGCCGGGTGCCGGGCCGAGGTCTGCTCCCCCGGCGAGCTGCGCGTCGCGCTGGCGGCCGGCTGCGACCCGGTCGAGGTCCTCTACACCGGCCCGGGCAAGCGGGACGTCGACCTGGTCGAGGCCGTACGGGCCGGGGTCGGGCTCTTCTCAGTGGACTCGCCGTACGGGCTGGACCAGCTCGACCGGGTGGCCCGCGAGCACGGCGTCGAGGTACGCGCGCTGGTGCGGATCAACGACGACACCCCGGCCCCCGGGCAGGGCCTCACCATGACCGGCGTCGCCTCGCAGTTCGGCGCGGACGTGCGCTGGGTGCTTGACCGGCCCGAGCTGTTCGGGCCGCGCCGGAACGTGGCCCCGGTCGGGTTCCACCTCTACATGGGCAGCAACGTCGACGGCGAGGACGCCCTGCTCGCCCAGTTCACCCAGTCCGTCGACACCGTACGGCGGCTGGCGGCGGCGACCGGGACACAGCCGGAGCTGATCGACCTGGGCGGCGGCTTCGGCGCGCCCTTCGCGCGGGCCGGCGACCGGCCGGACCTGCCGAAGCTGGCGGACCGGCTGACGGCGTTGCTGGCCGACGCCTTCCCGGGCTGGCCGGAGCGGGGGCCGGGGGTGGCCTTCGAGTCGGGCCGGTACCTGGTCGGCACCTGCGGGACGCTGGTCACCCGGGTCCTGGACGTGAAGCGGTCGCAGGGCGCGACCGTGGTGGTGCTGGAGTCGGGCATCCACCACCTCGGCGGGATGTCCGGCCTGCGCCGGCTGCCGCCGATCGTGCCGGACCTGCTGACCGTGGACGCGGCGGCCGGCCCGCCGGTGCCCGGGACCATCGTCACCGGGCCGCTGTGCACGCCGCTGGACACGTGGGCCCGCGCCGCCGCCCTCCCGCCTCTGGTCCCGGGCCAGCTGGTCGCCGTGCCCAACGTGGGCGCGTACGGCCTCTACGCCAGCCTGGTGGCCTTCCTCGCGCATCCCATGCCGGTCGAGGTCACCGTCGCCGGGGGCCGGATCACCGGCGTGACCCGGCTGGAACTCACCCGGCACACCGTCATCGGCAGCGACAGGGGTTGA
- a CDS encoding phosphopantetheine-binding protein, translating to MDAAFPDLLKPFLKYAGTQPITAEASLNELGLDSMRAIELLFTIEDTYGVSMPDELLTDSTFATAGSLWNTIESLRGRAA from the coding sequence ATGGACGCCGCTTTTCCGGACCTGCTCAAGCCGTTCCTCAAGTACGCGGGAACGCAGCCCATCACCGCCGAGGCCTCGCTCAACGAACTGGGCCTGGACTCGATGCGCGCGATCGAGCTGCTGTTCACCATCGAGGACACCTACGGGGTGTCCATGCCCGACGAGCTGCTGACCGACAGCACCTTCGCCACCGCGGGCAGCCTGTGGAACACCATCGAGTCGCTGCGGGGGCGGGCGGCGTGA
- a CDS encoding acyl-CoA dehydrogenase family protein, producing the protein MSTATGHESALEEVLAAAAAHAEHADETAEFPTAALDAMRATGLLGLLVPAEHGGGGGGLDDLVDVTLRLARVDMSVALIFAMHCQQVAAVVRHADGPFAERLLPELGKGDVYLASVTTERGKGGHLLSSESTVRQDAGTLTIDRDAPIVTGGQHADAYLITTLAPDATSPTQVSLVYARRDQLTLEVRGGWQPLGMRATQSVPMRLTGRVPADQVIGAPGKFREIVAPTFGPLAHIGWSAAWLGAATGALSRILHHIRDAGRGQFDPSSELLLTRLARVRGRLDLVNALLRHTVAAVQGTPDVADPSTQLLVNSLKVHAAEQCFAAADEMVELVGLRHGYLRSSPLYLERVFRDLRSASLNYANDRLLLVNGALTLRDRQVHLA; encoded by the coding sequence GTGAGCACCGCGACCGGCCACGAGAGCGCGCTGGAGGAGGTGCTGGCCGCCGCCGCCGCGCACGCGGAGCACGCCGACGAGACGGCGGAGTTCCCGACGGCGGCGCTGGACGCGATGCGGGCCACCGGCCTGCTCGGCCTGCTGGTGCCGGCGGAGCACGGCGGCGGGGGTGGCGGGCTCGACGACCTCGTCGACGTGACCCTGCGGCTGGCCCGGGTGGACATGTCCGTCGCGTTGATCTTCGCGATGCACTGCCAGCAGGTCGCGGCGGTGGTCCGGCACGCCGACGGCCCGTTCGCCGAACGGCTCCTGCCGGAGCTCGGCAAGGGCGACGTCTACCTCGCCTCGGTGACCACCGAACGTGGCAAGGGCGGGCACCTGCTCAGCTCGGAGTCGACGGTCCGGCAGGACGCCGGGACCCTGACGATCGACCGGGACGCCCCCATCGTAACCGGCGGCCAGCACGCCGACGCGTACCTCATCACCACGCTGGCGCCGGACGCCACCTCGCCCACCCAGGTCTCCCTGGTGTACGCCCGCCGCGACCAGCTGACGCTGGAGGTGCGCGGCGGCTGGCAGCCGCTCGGCATGCGGGCCACCCAGAGCGTGCCGATGCGGCTGACCGGGCGGGTGCCGGCCGACCAGGTGATCGGCGCCCCCGGGAAGTTCCGCGAGATCGTCGCCCCCACCTTCGGCCCGCTGGCACACATCGGCTGGTCGGCGGCGTGGCTCGGCGCGGCCACCGGCGCGCTGTCGCGGATCCTGCACCACATCCGCGACGCCGGGCGGGGCCAGTTCGATCCCTCCTCCGAGCTGCTGCTGACCCGGCTGGCCCGCGTCCGGGGCCGGCTCGACCTGGTCAACGCCCTGCTGCGGCACACCGTCGCCGCCGTGCAGGGCACTCCCGACGTGGCCGACCCGTCGACCCAGCTGCTGGTCAACTCCCTCAAGGTGCACGCCGCCGAGCAGTGCTTCGCCGCCGCCGACGAGATGGTGGAGCTGGTCGGCCTGCGGCACGGCTACCTCAGGTCGTCGCCGCTGTACCTGGAGCGGGTCTTCCGGGACCTCCGCTCCGCCTCGCTGAACTACGCCAACGACCGGCTGCTGCTGGTCAACGGGGCGCTGACCCTGCGGGACCGGCAGGTGCACCTTGCCTGA
- a CDS encoding acyl-CoA dehydrogenase family protein has product MAARTEAALRGLVTPADARAVWRALGGHGLLRDLAPAELPGLLGTLDAHCPVGVVLSVCVQVASALPVLREQVDAGPEDGPVRAAYLDAVAGHATLALAATDRDGAGSDLMELGTTVRIDDRSLVLDGGKRWITNARTAAYALVLARHRPQRHFTSFVWVLVPTDAPGVRVSATRGTPLSGAGLGDLHFDQVRLDRSYLVGRPGRGMVSFARHIATERFAGGVWAAAMCRRVLAETHRRLVERPLGAGRAWDNPAIRERFARCVVESWRIEVACDAHRASTEPLVTSMLLKVSVAQGLDVVLGECAALLGAEAYAEGGLAQLRAAAGMFATAGGATGAMLAGIAEHVPDLLRDRPW; this is encoded by the coding sequence GTGGCCGCGCGTACCGAAGCGGCGCTGCGCGGGCTGGTCACCCCCGCCGACGCCCGGGCCGTCTGGCGGGCGCTCGGCGGGCACGGCCTGCTGCGTGACCTCGCGCCGGCCGAGCTGCCGGGGCTGCTCGGCACCCTCGACGCGCACTGTCCGGTCGGGGTGGTGCTGTCGGTCTGCGTCCAGGTCGCCAGTGCCCTGCCCGTCCTGCGCGAACAGGTCGACGCGGGGCCGGAGGACGGGCCGGTGCGGGCCGCGTACCTCGACGCGGTCGCCGGCCACGCGACGCTCGCGCTGGCCGCGACGGACCGCGACGGCGCCGGCTCCGACCTGATGGAGCTGGGCACGACGGTACGCATCGACGACCGGTCGCTGGTGCTCGACGGCGGGAAGCGGTGGATCACCAACGCCCGCACCGCCGCGTACGCGCTCGTGCTGGCCCGGCACCGCCCGCAGCGCCACTTCACCAGCTTCGTGTGGGTGCTGGTGCCCACCGACGCCCCGGGCGTGCGGGTGTCCGCCACCCGGGGCACCCCGCTGAGCGGCGCCGGCCTGGGCGACCTGCACTTCGACCAGGTACGCCTGGACCGGTCGTACCTGGTCGGCCGCCCCGGCCGGGGCATGGTCAGCTTCGCCCGGCACATCGCTACGGAACGCTTCGCCGGCGGTGTGTGGGCCGCCGCGATGTGCCGGCGCGTGCTCGCCGAGACCCACCGTCGGCTCGTCGAGCGTCCCCTCGGCGCCGGCCGGGCCTGGGACAACCCGGCGATCCGGGAGCGGTTCGCCCGGTGCGTGGTGGAGTCCTGGCGGATCGAGGTCGCCTGCGACGCCCACCGGGCGAGCACCGAGCCCCTGGTGACCAGCATGCTGCTGAAGGTCTCGGTGGCGCAGGGCCTGGACGTGGTGCTCGGCGAGTGCGCCGCCCTGCTCGGCGCGGAGGCGTACGCCGAGGGCGGGCTGGCGCAGCTGCGGGCCGCCGCCGGCATGTTCGCCACCGCCGGCGGCGCCACCGGGGCGATGCTGGCCGGGATCGCCGAGCACGTGCCCGACCTGCTCCGGGACCGGCCGTGGTGA
- a CDS encoding 4'-phosphopantetheinyl transferase family protein produces MTRQRTALACRTRPRRATAGRHGGVVRLRLGARVRVAVAEQRLLAHLPPAPSDLATVGDLPAGPRAERLAARALLRLLLAAELGRTAGAMPIAAHDGGQPYLPEWPEVGVSLSHDAGTVAAALGRGVPVGVDVQVPVPAPPALLRRCCAPAVRAALDRLPEPARDREFAWIWTVQEACVKATGAGLAGRPWAIPVPAGRRTGRWADLRWVSLRGHTRVPASVAYGVGTR; encoded by the coding sequence ATGACGCGGCAGCGGACGGCGCTGGCCTGCCGGACGCGACCGCGCCGGGCCACGGCGGGCCGCCACGGCGGCGTCGTCCGGCTGCGGCTGGGCGCCCGGGTGCGGGTGGCGGTGGCCGAGCAGCGGCTGCTCGCCCACCTTCCGCCGGCCCCGTCCGACCTGGCCACCGTCGGCGACCTCCCCGCCGGACCGCGCGCCGAGCGGCTGGCCGCGCGGGCGCTGCTGCGCCTGCTGCTCGCCGCCGAGCTGGGCCGGACGGCCGGTGCCATGCCGATCGCCGCCCACGACGGCGGCCAGCCCTACCTGCCCGAGTGGCCGGAGGTCGGCGTCAGCCTGTCCCACGACGCCGGGACGGTGGCCGCCGCGCTCGGGCGCGGCGTACCGGTCGGCGTCGACGTCCAGGTGCCCGTGCCCGCGCCGCCGGCCCTGCTGCGCCGCTGCTGCGCCCCGGCGGTCCGCGCCGCCCTGGACCGGCTGCCCGAGCCGGCGCGGGACCGCGAATTCGCCTGGATCTGGACGGTGCAGGAGGCGTGCGTGAAGGCGACCGGAGCCGGCCTCGCCGGCCGGCCCTGGGCCATTCCGGTGCCGGCGGGACGGCGGACGGGCCGCTGGGCCGACCTGCGGTGGGTGAGCCTGCGCGGGCACACCCGGGTCCCGGCGAGCGTGGCGTACGGGGTGGGTACGCGATGA
- a CDS encoding amino acid adenylation domain-containing protein — protein MQTRTLYDWFRTSARQHPDNVAIEVASDALTYAELRAAAERLSAAMQRVPGRPPRRVGLLTSRSLVGYIAYLAALRLGATVVPLNPANPAARNLAITDEADLDLVMVDDTSGDGLAEFRAQTTVRVLDLTGEGWRRFLAPGHATEIPPAVERGRDDFAYIIFTSGTTGKPKGVPATHANVDSFLTEVIKRYRFRPESRVSQTFEMCFDGSILAMFGAWGTGATLCVAQRGDVLTPVRFINTKRLTHWLSVPSLISFAKRLRALAPESMPTLRLSSFGGEPLTIEQVNDWTAAAPNTAVINCYGPTETTVIVTAYEVPADPAARIESSNRSVPIGDIYPHLDYVLLDEDLRPCDDGELCVRGEQRFPGYLDPAENAGRFVSFDGERGRLYDGTGPLTAEHWYRTGDRVRREFGELVHQGRIDHQVKVRGNRVELAEIEAALRAHADVVEAVVLTVAGDDGELDLHAVYTGASLADDDLTRLVGHLPPYMRPRAFHHRAEIPLTEVDKVDRKRLTSELLATRG, from the coding sequence ATGCAGACCCGTACCCTCTACGACTGGTTCCGTACGTCGGCCCGGCAGCACCCGGACAACGTGGCGATCGAGGTCGCCTCGGACGCACTGACCTACGCCGAGTTGCGGGCCGCGGCCGAGCGGTTGTCGGCCGCCATGCAGCGGGTGCCGGGGCGGCCACCCCGACGGGTCGGGCTGCTCACCTCCCGCAGCCTCGTCGGCTACATCGCCTACCTGGCCGCCCTGCGGCTGGGCGCGACGGTGGTGCCGCTCAATCCCGCCAACCCGGCGGCCCGCAACCTCGCCATCACCGACGAGGCGGACCTCGACCTCGTCATGGTCGACGACACCTCCGGCGACGGGCTGGCCGAGTTCCGCGCGCAGACCACCGTGCGGGTCCTCGACCTGACCGGTGAGGGCTGGCGCCGGTTCCTCGCCCCGGGCCACGCGACGGAGATCCCGCCGGCCGTGGAGCGGGGCCGCGACGACTTCGCGTACATCATCTTCACCAGCGGGACCACCGGGAAGCCCAAGGGCGTGCCGGCGACGCACGCCAACGTCGACTCGTTCCTCACCGAGGTGATCAAGCGGTACCGGTTCCGGCCCGAGTCGCGGGTCTCGCAGACCTTCGAGATGTGCTTCGACGGCTCCATCCTGGCGATGTTCGGCGCGTGGGGCACCGGGGCCACCCTGTGCGTGGCCCAGCGCGGGGACGTGCTGACGCCGGTGCGCTTCATCAACACGAAGCGGCTCACGCACTGGCTGTCGGTGCCGTCGCTGATCTCGTTCGCCAAGCGGCTGCGGGCGCTGGCGCCGGAGAGCATGCCGACCCTGCGGCTGAGTTCCTTCGGCGGGGAGCCGCTCACCATCGAGCAGGTCAACGACTGGACGGCGGCCGCGCCGAACACCGCCGTGATCAACTGCTACGGCCCGACCGAGACCACGGTCATCGTCACCGCGTACGAGGTGCCCGCCGACCCGGCCGCGCGGATCGAGTCGTCGAACCGCTCGGTGCCGATCGGGGACATCTACCCGCACCTCGACTACGTGCTGCTCGACGAGGACCTGCGCCCGTGCGACGACGGCGAGCTGTGCGTCCGCGGCGAGCAGCGCTTCCCCGGCTACCTGGACCCGGCCGAGAACGCGGGCCGCTTCGTCTCCTTCGACGGCGAGCGGGGTCGCCTCTACGACGGCACCGGGCCGTTGACCGCCGAGCACTGGTACCGCACGGGCGACCGGGTCCGCCGCGAGTTCGGCGAACTGGTGCACCAGGGCCGCATCGACCACCAGGTGAAGGTGCGCGGCAACCGCGTCGAGCTGGCCGAGATCGAGGCCGCGCTGCGCGCCCACGCGGACGTGGTGGAGGCGGTGGTGCTCACCGTCGCCGGCGACGACGGGGAGCTGGACCTGCACGCCGTCTACACGGGCGCGTCGCTGGCCGACGACGACCTCACCCGGCTGGTAGGGCACCTGCCGCCGTACATGCGGCCACGGGCGTTCCACCACCGGGCGGAGATCCCGCTGACCGAGGTGGACAAGGTCGACCGCAAGCGGTTGACCTCCGAGCTGCTCGCCACCCGTGGCTGA
- a CDS encoding condensation domain-containing protein translates to MAEQGAGAVPEPVPATAMQEALWWVHQRARDRSVYHLTWRLGVDEPLDEAALAVAWQAMVDRHEALRTSVVRHADAVTLMVAPRVAVGLHRLEVDDPGDADPGTLLRLVAEEVHAAPVDPEAAPLARITLARVGDRHEVLLTVHHMVLDGWAVQLLVGELSETYAAVREGRAVSFPADPVPFSTYAREQAAARADGRWDKSLAYWCDALAGAASAVLEPDLPGEVTSGAPGAILRYGFSAEAGAGIAALAKATFATPFAIILAAAQLVLARAGAGPDVAVGVVTANRMTTRDQALLGYTANLCVARARVAEADTVVAVVGAARDGMWQMLTHQAVPYPVVFGALPEQTRAALGDPAPLLLSYLGPIGTDLRIGPVPATLLPSPNRAARADVAMSVWEADGGYLAEIEYHTGRYRESSVLALLHDLDAVLADGGAEPQRTVGSFEVATRAHAGRAAPAAADRDPAAGPLPESADWRHVVAAWTDVLGARPAGPDVDFFAAGGNSLSALRLVDALAAGGRPAVDVVRWLGEPTPQRLTDLLGGGPEPVPAESTLVRLRDGSGPHLHLVHGAGGSPQDYQDLLAELPEHWRVTASRDSAQLPTVPELARRYRADLDAAGLVPDLLGGWSFGGQVAYQMAADQVGRRSALVLLDSAPPVGYELPADDVRQRFDTFTENVHRALGLEPDAPRPRVTGGAEPGGFDERLAVGALAACLAAVRQPVPTALLAHRWRSYERHLRASAGYVHDGPVDTPALVIGADLLDAQLAQWAARVGAARSHRIGTDHFGVLHSAAVAQVAAAVIDFARVAAARG, encoded by the coding sequence GTGGCTGAGCAGGGCGCCGGGGCCGTCCCCGAACCGGTCCCGGCCACCGCGATGCAGGAGGCCCTGTGGTGGGTGCACCAGCGGGCCCGCGACCGGTCCGTCTACCACCTCACCTGGCGGCTCGGGGTGGACGAGCCACTCGACGAGGCGGCGCTGGCCGTCGCCTGGCAAGCGATGGTCGACCGGCACGAGGCGCTGCGGACCTCGGTCGTACGGCACGCGGACGCCGTCACGCTGATGGTGGCGCCCCGCGTCGCCGTCGGCCTGCACCGGCTGGAGGTGGACGACCCGGGGGACGCCGACCCGGGCACCCTGCTGCGGCTCGTCGCCGAGGAGGTGCACGCCGCGCCGGTGGACCCGGAGGCAGCACCGCTGGCCCGGATCACCCTGGCCCGGGTCGGCGACCGGCACGAGGTGCTGCTGACCGTGCACCACATGGTGCTCGACGGCTGGGCGGTCCAACTGCTCGTCGGCGAGCTGTCCGAGACGTACGCGGCCGTGCGGGAGGGGCGTGCCGTGAGCTTCCCGGCCGACCCGGTGCCGTTCAGCACGTACGCCCGGGAGCAGGCCGCGGCCCGCGCGGACGGCCGGTGGGACAAGAGCCTGGCGTACTGGTGCGACGCGCTCGCCGGCGCCGCCTCCGCCGTCCTGGAACCCGACCTGCCGGGCGAGGTGACCAGCGGCGCACCCGGCGCGATCCTGCGCTACGGCTTCAGCGCCGAGGCGGGCGCCGGGATCGCGGCCCTGGCCAAGGCCACCTTCGCCACCCCGTTCGCGATCATCCTCGCCGCGGCGCAACTCGTGCTCGCCCGGGCCGGCGCCGGGCCGGACGTGGCGGTGGGCGTGGTGACCGCGAACCGGATGACCACCCGCGACCAGGCGTTGCTCGGCTACACCGCGAACCTCTGCGTGGCCCGGGCCAGGGTCGCCGAGGCGGACACCGTCGTCGCGGTGGTGGGTGCCGCCCGGGACGGCATGTGGCAGATGCTGACCCACCAGGCGGTGCCGTATCCGGTGGTGTTCGGGGCGCTGCCCGAGCAGACCCGGGCGGCCCTCGGCGACCCCGCGCCGCTGCTGCTGAGCTACCTCGGCCCGATCGGCACCGACCTGCGGATCGGCCCGGTCCCGGCGACGCTGCTGCCCAGCCCGAACCGGGCCGCCCGGGCCGACGTGGCGATGTCCGTCTGGGAGGCCGACGGCGGCTACCTCGCCGAGATCGAGTACCACACCGGACGCTACCGGGAGAGCAGCGTGCTGGCGCTGCTGCACGACCTCGACGCGGTGCTGGCCGACGGCGGCGCCGAGCCGCAGCGTACGGTCGGCTCGTTCGAGGTCGCGACCCGCGCCCACGCCGGCCGCGCGGCCCCGGCCGCCGCGGACCGCGACCCGGCGGCCGGCCCGCTGCCCGAGTCGGCGGACTGGCGCCACGTCGTCGCCGCCTGGACCGACGTGCTCGGCGCCCGACCGGCGGGGCCGGACGTCGACTTCTTCGCCGCCGGCGGCAACTCGCTGAGCGCCCTGCGCCTCGTGGACGCGCTGGCCGCCGGCGGGAGGCCGGCGGTGGACGTCGTGCGATGGCTGGGCGAGCCGACCCCCCAACGGCTGACCGACCTGCTGGGCGGCGGGCCCGAGCCGGTCCCGGCGGAGTCGACGCTGGTGCGGCTGCGGGACGGCTCGGGCCCGCACCTGCACCTGGTGCACGGCGCCGGGGGCAGCCCGCAGGACTACCAGGACCTGCTGGCGGAGCTGCCGGAGCACTGGCGGGTGACGGCGTCCCGCGACAGCGCGCAACTGCCGACGGTGCCGGAGCTGGCCCGCCGCTACCGGGCCGACCTGGACGCCGCCGGCCTGGTCCCGGACCTGCTCGGCGGGTGGTCGTTCGGCGGTCAGGTCGCCTACCAGATGGCCGCCGACCAGGTCGGGCGGCGTTCGGCGCTGGTACTGCTGGATTCCGCCCCGCCGGTCGGGTACGAGCTGCCGGCCGACGACGTCCGGCAGCGCTTCGACACCTTCACGGAGAACGTCCACCGGGCCCTCGGCCTGGAGCCGGACGCCCCGAGGCCCCGCGTGACGGGCGGCGCGGAGCCGGGCGGCTTCGACGAGCGGCTGGCGGTCGGCGCGCTCGCGGCCTGCCTGGCGGCCGTCCGGCAGCCCGTGCCGACGGCGCTGCTGGCGCACCGGTGGCGCAGCTACGAGCGCCACCTGCGGGCCAGTGCCGGGTACGTCCACGACGGCCCGGTCGACACCCCCGCGCTGGTGATCGGCGCGGACCTGCTCGACGCGCAGCTCGCCCAGTGGGCGGCCCGCGTCGGGGCGGCCCGGTCCCACCGCATCGGCACCGACCACTTCGGAGTGCTGCACTCCGCCGCCGTGGCGCAGGTAGCGGCGGCCGTCATCGATTTCGCACGCGTCGCGGCGGCGCGAGGTTAA
- a CDS encoding HalD/BesD family halogenase, translating into MFDSRVLYQELREHVEREVAPDDIATARRDFSYLGHAKVSFVAPDSVKKAVADEVNELIDKAGTRRDLRFAETDYTPRRMRNVTRAEIADLGTVISGIYTAEPILRVLSEVAGEPVHPCPYEPEQFVITCLEKDGDTHGWHWDDFTFALVWVVECPPVEHGGFVQCVPGTTWNKKRPEINRALVSRPIYSMELFPGDLYLMRTNTTLHRVAPVRQGRRKIINMGYASTSDLTRDFTHETMDQLWATAPAGEV; encoded by the coding sequence GTGTTCGACTCGAGAGTCTTGTACCAGGAACTGCGGGAGCACGTGGAGCGCGAGGTGGCGCCGGACGACATCGCCACGGCCCGCCGCGACTTCTCGTACCTGGGGCACGCGAAGGTCTCCTTCGTCGCCCCCGACAGCGTCAAGAAGGCGGTCGCCGACGAGGTCAACGAGCTGATCGACAAGGCGGGCACGCGACGGGACCTGCGGTTCGCCGAGACCGACTACACGCCGCGCCGGATGCGCAACGTGACGCGGGCGGAGATCGCCGACCTGGGCACCGTGATCAGCGGGATCTACACGGCGGAGCCGATCCTGCGGGTGTTGTCGGAGGTGGCCGGCGAGCCGGTACACCCGTGCCCGTACGAGCCGGAGCAGTTCGTCATCACCTGCCTGGAGAAGGACGGCGACACCCACGGCTGGCACTGGGACGACTTCACCTTCGCCCTGGTCTGGGTGGTGGAGTGCCCGCCGGTGGAGCACGGCGGCTTCGTCCAGTGCGTGCCCGGCACCACCTGGAACAAGAAGCGTCCGGAGATCAACCGTGCGCTGGTCAGCCGCCCCATCTACTCGATGGAGTTGTTCCCCGGCGACCTGTACCTGATGCGGACCAACACCACGCTGCACCGGGTCGCCCCGGTCCGCCAGGGTCGCCGCAAGATCATCAACATGGGGTACGCCTCCACGTCCGACCTGACCCGCGACTTCACCCACGAAACCATGGACCAGCTGTGGGCCACCGCGCCCGCCGGAGAGGTGTGA